One window of the Marinilactibacillus sp. Marseille-P9653 genome contains the following:
- the thiT gene encoding energy-coupled thiamine transporter ThiT, with amino-acid sequence MQNEKLRVYIEGTLFAAIAMILSLIPVGIGASFSVSLGTIPLTFFAIRRGVLPGLFAGFLWGILHVVAGTAYILNIYQFIIEYGFAFTCVGFSGYFSQTIVKNIKENSLSTAKKYLIITTFIGSAARWFWHFVAGVFFFGDYAVWGLDPVTFSLLFNGASMLATIAVTIIVLVLLFDRASSMFVPKSKN; translated from the coding sequence ATGCAGAACGAAAAGTTAAGAGTTTATATTGAAGGGACATTGTTTGCGGCCATAGCTATGATTTTGTCTTTAATACCAGTAGGGATTGGAGCCTCTTTTAGTGTTTCTTTAGGTACGATTCCGTTGACCTTTTTTGCAATCAGAAGAGGCGTGTTACCTGGTTTATTTGCTGGGTTTTTGTGGGGAATCTTGCATGTAGTAGCTGGAACAGCTTATATATTGAATATCTATCAATTTATTATTGAATATGGATTTGCTTTCACTTGTGTTGGGTTTTCCGGTTACTTTAGCCAAACCATCGTCAAAAATATAAAAGAAAATTCACTAAGTACCGCTAAAAAATATTTGATCATTACGACATTCATAGGATCAGCTGCCCGCTGGTTCTGGCATTTTGTAGCTGGTGTATTCTTTTTTGGAGACTATGCAGTGTGGGGGCTTGATCCTGTAACGTTTTCGCTACTATTCAACGGAGCGAGTATGCTCGCAACCATAGCGGTCACAATTATTGTATTGGTGTTATTATTCGATAGAGCTTCATCTATGTTTGTGCCTAAATCAAAAAATTAA
- a CDS encoding ribonuclease J: protein MSNIKIIPFGGVRENGKNLYVIESGEDIFVLDCGLMYPEEDLYGIDAVIPDFSYLLENKDRIAGVFLSHGHEDAIGALPYFLESFNVPVFGSELTIALAKLFVNESSLGANFDDYHVIDEHTEIDFHGNLVKFFRTTHTIPDSMGISVKTDDGNIVYTGNFKFDQSASEGYRTDFSQISEIGKEGVLALLSDSNEAESTIENVSEKKVQEEVLDIFQDSNSRIIVAAVASNILRIQQVLNAAHASGRKVFITGRNLEAILATAIELDKLTLPDENLIVSVDKIDQFDDNQIIVLETGASGEPIKTLSRMATGNHGQVNIKENDLIFIVTSPSIAMEVTVAETENLIYRAGATVKHISDNMKASGHATPNDLQLMINLLQPKYFIPIQGEYRMLAAHADLANETGMDNADIFILSNGDVLNYQNGKMNQTGQVPAENTLIDGIGIGDIGNIVLRDRRLLSEDGIFVAVVTIDRKKRKVVSGPHIVTRGFVFVKENQDLINESNEIVTDVVRKNLEHNDFDWGSIKQDIREELGNHLFKKTRRRPIILPVIMEVNQNRRFK, encoded by the coding sequence TTGAGTAATATTAAGATTATTCCTTTTGGAGGAGTAAGAGAAAACGGAAAAAATTTATATGTCATTGAATCAGGAGAGGACATTTTTGTCTTGGATTGTGGATTAATGTATCCAGAAGAAGATTTGTATGGTATTGACGCAGTTATTCCTGACTTCAGCTATTTATTAGAAAACAAAGACCGTATTGCTGGTGTATTTTTATCACACGGACATGAGGATGCTATAGGCGCATTGCCATATTTCCTTGAATCTTTCAATGTACCTGTATTTGGATCAGAACTAACCATTGCATTAGCAAAATTATTTGTTAATGAATCTAGTCTTGGCGCCAATTTTGATGATTATCATGTAATCGATGAACACACAGAAATTGATTTCCATGGAAACCTAGTGAAATTTTTCAGAACAACGCACACTATACCTGACTCTATGGGAATTTCTGTTAAGACTGATGATGGCAACATTGTCTACACTGGAAACTTTAAGTTTGATCAAAGTGCAAGTGAGGGATACCGTACGGACTTTTCTCAGATTTCTGAGATTGGTAAAGAAGGTGTACTTGCGTTATTAAGTGATTCAAACGAAGCAGAAAGTACGATAGAAAATGTTTCTGAGAAAAAAGTTCAAGAAGAAGTGTTGGATATTTTCCAAGACTCGAATAGTAGAATTATTGTTGCCGCAGTAGCAAGTAATATTTTACGTATTCAACAAGTACTGAATGCTGCACATGCATCTGGAAGAAAAGTTTTCATTACAGGACGTAATCTTGAAGCAATTCTAGCAACAGCGATAGAATTAGACAAACTGACACTCCCTGATGAGAATTTAATCGTTTCAGTCGATAAAATTGATCAGTTTGATGATAACCAAATTATCGTACTTGAAACAGGCGCTTCTGGTGAACCGATTAAAACACTTAGCCGTATGGCAACAGGCAATCATGGACAAGTGAATATTAAAGAGAATGATCTTATATTTATTGTTACAAGTCCATCTATTGCAATGGAAGTAACTGTTGCTGAAACAGAAAACTTGATTTATAGAGCAGGTGCTACCGTTAAGCATATTTCTGATAATATGAAAGCTTCTGGTCATGCTACGCCTAACGATCTACAATTGATGATCAATTTACTTCAACCGAAATATTTCATACCAATTCAAGGAGAGTATCGTATGCTTGCAGCTCACGCTGATTTAGCAAATGAAACAGGTATGGATAACGCAGATATCTTTATTTTAAGTAATGGAGATGTTTTGAACTATCAAAATGGCAAAATGAATCAGACTGGTCAAGTTCCAGCTGAAAATACGCTAATTGATGGAATTGGTATTGGAGACATTGGAAATATTGTTTTAAGAGATAGACGACTATTATCTGAAGATGGTATTTTTGTAGCCGTTGTAACGATTGACCGGAAAAAACGTAAAGTTGTATCTGGTCCGCACATTGTAACAAGAGGATTTGTCTTTGTTAAAGAAAATCAGGATTTGATTAATGAATCTAACGAAATCGTTACTGATGTAGTTCGCAAAAATCTTGAACATAATGATTTCGACTGGGGATCTATCAAGCAAGATATTAGAGAAGAACTCGGAAATCATTTATTTAAAAAAACACGTAGACGTCCAATCATTTTACCTGTTATAATGGAAGTGAATCAAAATCGTCGATTCAAGTAG
- a CDS encoding biotin--[acetyl-CoA-carboxylase] ligase — protein sequence MVPQTLKAHHLDYLNSEPTHSASIVEVSTACACSEEMTKNVLKEISEDGMPIHFDAQTVILLNPILSEASIINQLKTERIGHHIKLLQSIDSTNDYVKKHLSSLNHGSLVLAHEQTVGKGRLGREWSSPAGKTISMSLLLKPSNQKLRYSILTQMAAAALVRSLETHSHAEIKWPNDVLVNKKKISGILTEAEYSGSQLEGIIIGIGVNTNLDKDDIPLSLKEKASSLKIEVDTVDPNKLISRFLEFFETYYESWLSDQDTKPFLDVCRKHSALIGHRYWIEDTVSRRKASIDSLDDDGALVVTYLDTSETMPLVSTHYSIRGDNGYI from the coding sequence ATGGTTCCTCAAACTTTAAAAGCTCATCATCTGGATTACTTAAATAGTGAGCCCACTCATTCTGCTTCAATAGTAGAAGTTAGTACGGCTTGTGCGTGTTCTGAAGAAATGACAAAGAATGTATTAAAAGAAATATCAGAAGACGGAATGCCTATCCACTTTGACGCTCAAACGGTCATACTCTTGAATCCTATTTTATCTGAAGCGTCTATCATAAACCAGCTGAAAACTGAAAGAATTGGTCATCATATAAAACTTCTTCAGTCAATTGACTCTACAAATGATTATGTCAAAAAGCATCTGAGCTCATTAAATCATGGTTCCTTAGTTCTTGCGCATGAACAGACAGTGGGAAAAGGACGGTTAGGAAGAGAGTGGTCTTCACCTGCTGGAAAAACCATATCCATGAGTCTACTACTTAAACCATCAAATCAGAAACTCCGTTACTCTATTTTGACACAAATGGCCGCTGCTGCGCTTGTCCGATCTTTGGAAACTCATAGTCACGCTGAAATCAAATGGCCCAATGATGTCTTGGTCAATAAAAAGAAAATTTCAGGTATTTTAACTGAAGCAGAATATTCAGGAAGTCAACTTGAAGGCATCATCATTGGTATAGGTGTCAATACCAATCTGGATAAAGATGATATTCCTCTATCCTTAAAAGAAAAAGCCAGTTCTCTCAAAATAGAAGTCGACACAGTTGATCCAAACAAGCTTATTTCTAGATTTTTAGAGTTTTTTGAAACCTATTATGAATCTTGGCTCTCTGATCAGGACACGAAGCCTTTTTTAGATGTTTGCAGAAAACACTCCGCTTTGATCGGTCATCGCTATTGGATTGAAGACACAGTTAGTAGAAGAAAAGCTTCTATCGACTCTTTAGATGATGACGGGGCTCTAGTCGTAACTTATTTAGATACTTCTGAGACAATGCCACTCGTTTCTACTCATTATTCTATTCGAGGGGACAATGGATACATCTGA
- the pnp gene encoding polyribonucleotide nucleotidyltransferase produces the protein MSDKKVFSTEIGGRTLTVEIGQLAKQANGAALLRYEDTVVLTAAVASNQASDRDFFPLMVSYEEKMYSVGKIPGGFIKREGRPSENATLTARLIDRPLRPMFAEGFRNEVQITNTVMSVDPNNSPEMTAMLGSSLALSISNIPFNGPIAGVNVGRVDGKLVINPTEEQTEQSDIHLTVAGTKEAINMVESGAEQVSEEDMLEALLFGHDAIKELVAFQEKIVAELGQEKMEVILSVPNQDLKQEITSAYNDQMKEAIQTFDKQERAEKTEAVKQEIIEAYQEKLADHEEKDSMMKDVKAIASDMEKDEVRRLITQENVRPDGRKVDEIRALESEVSILPRVHGSGLFTRGQTQALSVATLAPLNEHQIIDGLGSESSKRFIHHYNFPQFSVGSTGPVRGPGRREIGHGALGERALAQVIPSEEEFPYMIRLVAEVLESNGSSSQASICAGTLALMDAGVPIKAPVGGIAMGLVMEGDDYTVLTDIQGLEDHLGDMDFKVAGTREGITALQMDIKIEGITREILEEALTSAKKARLEILDNLEAAIAAPRTALSAYAPKIESIKIKPEQIKVVIGKGGDTINGIIAETNVKIDIDEEGTVSIYGQDASAIQRAIEIIEQLTEEVEVGKIYKGTVKRIEKFGAFVEIIKGKDGLVHVSELSDKYIKNVEDVISVGDVLEVKVTEVDKMGRVNLSRKAVLEAKEPEAEKE, from the coding sequence ATGTCAGATAAAAAAGTATTTTCAACCGAAATCGGTGGAAGAACCTTAACAGTAGAAATCGGTCAATTAGCCAAACAAGCCAATGGTGCTGCATTACTTAGATATGAAGATACTGTCGTATTAACTGCTGCAGTAGCAAGCAATCAAGCTAGCGACCGTGACTTTTTCCCGTTAATGGTTAGTTATGAAGAAAAAATGTACTCAGTTGGAAAAATTCCTGGTGGATTTATCAAAAGAGAAGGACGTCCTTCTGAAAATGCAACCTTAACTGCTCGTCTAATTGATAGACCATTACGTCCAATGTTTGCTGAAGGATTTCGTAATGAAGTTCAAATTACCAACACAGTAATGTCTGTTGATCCTAACAATTCTCCAGAAATGACAGCTATGCTTGGTTCGTCATTAGCATTAAGTATTTCAAACATTCCGTTTAATGGACCAATTGCAGGTGTCAATGTAGGTAGAGTAGATGGAAAACTTGTAATCAATCCAACTGAAGAGCAAACAGAACAGTCTGATATTCACTTAACAGTTGCAGGTACTAAAGAAGCAATTAACATGGTTGAAAGTGGAGCAGAACAAGTTTCAGAAGAAGACATGCTTGAAGCATTGCTTTTCGGACATGATGCAATCAAAGAACTTGTAGCATTCCAAGAAAAAATTGTAGCAGAACTTGGACAAGAAAAAATGGAAGTCATCCTTTCTGTTCCAAATCAAGATCTTAAACAAGAAATCACTTCAGCTTACAACGATCAAATGAAAGAAGCTATTCAAACTTTTGATAAGCAAGAAAGAGCTGAAAAAACAGAAGCTGTTAAGCAAGAAATTATTGAAGCTTATCAAGAAAAACTAGCTGATCATGAAGAAAAAGATAGCATGATGAAAGATGTTAAGGCAATTGCGTCTGATATGGAAAAAGATGAAGTACGTCGTTTGATCACTCAAGAAAACGTTAGACCTGATGGACGTAAAGTCGATGAAATTCGTGCACTTGAATCAGAAGTTTCTATTCTTCCTCGTGTTCATGGTTCTGGGCTGTTTACTCGTGGACAGACACAAGCATTATCTGTTGCCACACTTGCACCACTTAATGAGCACCAGATTATTGATGGTCTTGGAAGTGAAAGCAGCAAGAGATTCATCCATCACTATAACTTCCCGCAATTTTCTGTAGGAAGTACTGGACCAGTAAGAGGACCAGGTCGTCGTGAAATTGGGCACGGAGCTTTAGGAGAAAGAGCTTTAGCACAAGTGATTCCGAGTGAAGAAGAATTCCCATACATGATCCGTTTAGTAGCAGAAGTACTTGAATCAAACGGTTCTTCTTCTCAAGCAAGTATCTGTGCAGGGACATTAGCATTGATGGACGCTGGAGTACCGATTAAAGCACCAGTTGGCGGTATCGCAATGGGATTGGTTATGGAAGGTGACGATTACACCGTACTGACTGATATCCAAGGGCTAGAAGATCACCTTGGCGATATGGACTTTAAAGTTGCTGGAACAAGAGAAGGTATCACAGCGCTACAAATGGATATTAAAATCGAAGGAATCACTAGAGAGATCTTAGAAGAAGCATTGACTTCTGCTAAAAAAGCTCGTCTTGAGATTCTTGATAATCTAGAAGCGGCTATTGCAGCTCCACGCACTGCGTTGAGTGCATATGCACCGAAAATTGAATCAATCAAAATCAAGCCAGAACAAATCAAAGTGGTTATTGGTAAAGGTGGAGATACGATCAACGGTATCATCGCTGAAACAAACGTTAAGATTGATATCGATGAAGAAGGAACAGTCTCTATCTACGGTCAAGATGCTAGTGCAATTCAACGCGCAATCGAAATCATCGAGCAATTGACTGAAGAAGTAGAAGTTGGAAAAATTTACAAAGGAACCGTTAAGAGAATTGAAAAATTCGGCGCATTTGTAGAAATCATCAAAGGGAAAGATGGATTAGTCCATGTATCCGAACTTTCTGATAAATACATCAAGAATGTTGAAGATGTGATTTCAGTTGGGGATGTTCTTGAAGTTAAAGTAACAGAAGTTGATAAAATGGGCAGAGTGAATCTTTCCAGAAAAGCTGTTCTTGAAGCGAAAGAACCAGAAGCTGAAAAAGAATAA
- the rpsO gene encoding 30S ribosomal protein S15, with protein MAITKELKTQIMSEYARHEGDTGSPEVQIAVLTADINELNEHAQRHKKDFHSMRGLMKKIGHRRNLLAYLRNKDITRYRELIQRLGLRR; from the coding sequence ATGGCTATAACAAAAGAACTTAAAACACAAATCATGTCAGAATATGCTCGTCACGAAGGAGATACTGGTTCTCCAGAAGTGCAAATCGCTGTATTGACTGCTGATATCAACGAATTGAATGAGCATGCTCAAAGACATAAAAAAGATTTCCACTCTATGCGTGGACTAATGAAAAAAATCGGTCACCGTCGTAACTTGTTAGCTTATTTACGTAACAAAGATATCACACGTTACCGTGAATTGATCCAACGTTTAGGACTACGTCGTTAA
- the pyrE gene encoding orotate phosphoribosyltransferase, whose protein sequence is MNYSSKVSKDLLEIGAVSIQPNDPFTWTSGMKSPIYCDNRITMSYPEIRTTIVEAFVSIIKQDYPEVEVIAGTATAGIPHAAWIAQKLNLPMVYIRSSAKKHGKGKQIEGTFEPDAKMVIIEDLISTGSSVINAVQEARREGAEVLGVAAIFSYELEISTYAFDELQVALKTITTYSEMIQVALESGRIKDSDRTSLMEWKKDPKSWQ, encoded by the coding sequence ATGAATTACTCATCGAAAGTATCCAAGGATTTGCTTGAAATCGGAGCAGTCTCAATACAACCTAATGATCCATTTACTTGGACAAGCGGAATGAAGAGTCCAATTTACTGTGATAATAGGATCACTATGAGTTATCCAGAAATCAGAACTACAATTGTTGAAGCATTTGTTTCAATTATCAAACAAGATTACCCAGAAGTAGAAGTGATAGCAGGAACGGCTACAGCGGGTATCCCACATGCTGCCTGGATCGCACAGAAATTAAATCTTCCAATGGTTTATATTAGAAGCTCTGCTAAAAAGCATGGAAAAGGCAAACAAATTGAAGGAACCTTCGAACCAGATGCTAAAATGGTCATCATCGAAGATTTGATTTCTACTGGTAGCAGTGTCATCAATGCTGTTCAAGAAGCTAGAAGAGAAGGCGCGGAAGTATTGGGTGTAGCAGCAATCTTTTCCTATGAATTAGAGATCAGTACGTATGCATTCGATGAGTTACAAGTTGCTCTGAAAACGATCACCACATACTCTGAAATGATACAGGTAGCCTTAGAATCAGGTAGAATTAAAGATAGTGATAGAACGAGTTTGATGGAATGGAAAAAGGATCCTAAAAGTTGGCAGTGA
- the pyrF gene encoding orotidine-5'-phosphate decarboxylase: MDNKPIIALDFSTKKEVEHFLTHFPKQTLNVKVGMELFYQEGIEIVKQLKESGHDVFLDIKLHDIPTTVYKAMRGLASFGVDMVNVHAAGGVEMMAAAKEGLKDGNKAGSKKPLLIAVTQLTSTTEENMQREQRVSGTLEESVLNYARLSYFAGVDGVVCSVHEAKKVEQVTAPKFLRVTPGIRLSGDLTNDQKRIATPLEAKREKATHIVVGRTITKSKDPATAYQEVLKYWNGE, encoded by the coding sequence ATGGATAATAAGCCGATTATCGCACTGGATTTTTCTACAAAGAAAGAAGTAGAACATTTTCTGACGCACTTTCCAAAACAAACTCTCAACGTTAAAGTCGGGATGGAATTGTTTTATCAAGAAGGTATTGAAATCGTAAAACAATTAAAAGAATCTGGACATGATGTGTTTTTAGACATTAAGCTTCACGATATCCCGACAACGGTTTATAAGGCAATGAGAGGCTTAGCTAGTTTTGGAGTGGACATGGTCAACGTGCATGCAGCAGGAGGGGTAGAGATGATGGCAGCCGCTAAAGAAGGGCTGAAAGATGGAAACAAAGCAGGATCAAAAAAGCCCTTGCTCATAGCAGTAACCCAATTGACAAGTACAACTGAAGAAAACATGCAGAGAGAACAAAGGGTCTCTGGTACACTCGAAGAGAGCGTGTTAAACTATGCTCGACTCTCTTATTTTGCCGGTGTTGATGGTGTCGTTTGTTCGGTTCATGAAGCAAAAAAAGTTGAACAAGTGACTGCGCCAAAATTCTTGCGTGTTACACCGGGCATTAGACTGTCAGGAGATCTGACGAACGATCAAAAAAGAATTGCTACTCCACTGGAAGCAAAGAGAGAAAAAGCGACACATATTGTAGTAGGGCGAACAATCACAAAATCAAAAGACCCGGCTACTGCTTATCAAGAAGTATTAAAATATTGGAATGGGGAATAA